The following coding sequences lie in one Nycticebus coucang isolate mNycCou1 chromosome 18, mNycCou1.pri, whole genome shotgun sequence genomic window:
- the NOG gene encoding noggin: MERCPSLGVTLYALVVVLGLRAAPAGGQHYLHIRPAPSDNLPLVDLIEHPDPIFDPKEKDLNETLLRSLLGGHYDPGFMATSPPEDRPGGGGGTAGGAEDLAELDQLLRQRPSGAMPSEIKGLEFSEGLAQGKKQRLSKKLRRKLQMWLWSQTFCPVLYAWNDLGSRFWPRYVKVGSCFSKRSCSVPEGMVCKPSKSVHLTVLRWRCQRRGGQRCGWIPIQYPIISECKCSC; encoded by the coding sequence ATGGAGCGCTGCCCCAGCCTGGGGGTCACCCTCTACGCCCTGGTGGTGGTCCTGGGGCTGCGGGCAGCACCGGCGGGCGGCCAGCACTATCTCCACATCCGCCCGGCTCCCAGCGACAACCTGCCCTTGGTAGACCTCATCGAACACCCGGACCCTATCTTTGACCCCAAGGAGAAGGATCTGAACGAGACGCTGCTGCGCTCGCTGCTCGGGGGCCACTACGACCCGGGTTTCATGGCCACCTCGCCCCCCGAGGACCGGCCTGGCGGGGGCGGGGGTACGGCTGGGGGCGCCGAGGACCTGGCAGAGCTGGACCAGCTGCTGCGGCAGCGGCCGTCGGGGGCCATGCCGAGCGAGATCAAAGGGCTGGAGTTCTCCGAGGGCTTGGCCCAGGGCAAGAAGCAGCGTCTGAGCAAGAAGCTTCGGAGGAAGTTACAGATGTGGCTGTGGTCGCAGACCTTCTGCCCGGTGCTGTACGCGTGGAACGACCTAGGCAGCCGCTTTTGGCCGCGCTACGTGAAGGTGGGCAGCTGCTTCAGTAAGCGCTCGTGCTCGGTGCCCGAGGGCATGGTGTGCAAGCCGTCCAAGTCCGTGCACCTCACGGTGCTGCGGTGGCGCTGTCAGCGGCGCGGGGGCCAGCGCTGCGGCTGGATTCCCATCCAGTACCCCATCATTTCCGAGTGCAAGTGCTCGTGCTAG